The genomic stretch GTGGAAGCCCCCCTGGTTGCCCAGCAGCCAGGAATTCGCGGGTGGACAGGCTTCCTACCCCCGGTGCCCGGGCAGGCGAGGGGCGCATCGCCGTGCGTCACGGGCCGCGTGCCTACCGTAGTGGCGACTTCACGACGGCAAGACTGGAAGGAGCGCCACATGGCTGAACCGCAGACCCTGAGTCCGTCCACCCCCAGACTCGTCCCTTCCCCGGTGCCTCCGGAAGGGCGCTTCCGGCGGGGCGTGCGCCGCGCCATGGACCGGAGCGCCGCCGCTGGCATCCTCTCCCGTCCGCTGCTGGGGCGGCTGCCGTTGCGCCGGTGGGTGCCCCAGGACCTGCACTCGCTCATGCACTACAAGGGCGGGACGGCTTCGGTGGTGGCGGGGGTGTTGTCCGGAGATGCCGTGGCGAAGTCCGCGGGCATTGCCCTGGGGTCCACCATCCTCGGTGTGTCATTGTTGACGGATTACCGCATCAGCTTGACCAAGCTCATCCCCATCGAAGCGCATGAAATCGCCGACTATGCCTTTGGCGCCGCGTTCATCCTCGCGCCCTTCGTGCTGGGCTACGCGAAGCGCAGCCCGCTGGCCGCGGCCATCCACGTGGCGGTGGGCGTGACGACCGTGCTCGCGTCGCTGGTGACGGACTATCGGTGCCAGACGGGCATGCACCTGGGCGGCGAGCTGGCGACGGACCCGGGGGCGATTGGCGCGTGAGTGCCCCTGTTC from Myxococcus xanthus encodes the following:
- a CDS encoding SPW repeat domain-containing protein; this translates as MAEPQTLSPSTPRLVPSPVPPEGRFRRGVRRAMDRSAAAGILSRPLLGRLPLRRWVPQDLHSLMHYKGGTASVVAGVLSGDAVAKSAGIALGSTILGVSLLTDYRISLTKLIPIEAHEIADYAFGAAFILAPFVLGYAKRSPLAAAIHVAVGVTTVLASLVTDYRCQTGMHLGGELATDPGAIGA